Proteins found in one Alteromonas macleodii genomic segment:
- a CDS encoding CLCA_X family protein — protein MENKGRLHQQFYRNGPSHRDGADVSFQDIRKLFNFATITVGRWVTAEEQQIAANLFFDALYDLVAILNINEQVLSLNGSLSLAFGSGGQKHSSAHYNSAKRQLALAKHAGAGALAHEWFHAFDHYIAPRMFDGVAAGSFATQAWLDNAPMNAHPLNQKLSDCFSLLFLNDQKRPNEYFVRSVEADRALKMYYYAMPQEMAARAFEACIQDHEIKNAFLVQGTKKSTEARLGIYPHGNLRTSLNQALMLYFYQLGVAISRKQT, from the coding sequence TTGGAAAATAAAGGCCGTCTTCATCAGCAGTTTTATCGCAACGGCCCTAGCCACCGAGACGGTGCCGACGTATCGTTTCAAGATATACGCAAACTGTTTAATTTCGCTACGATCACGGTTGGCAGATGGGTGACTGCGGAAGAACAACAGATCGCTGCCAATTTATTTTTTGACGCGCTGTACGATCTGGTTGCGATCCTTAATATTAATGAGCAAGTTCTGTCTTTAAATGGCTCTTTATCACTTGCTTTTGGCAGTGGAGGCCAAAAACACAGTAGCGCCCACTACAACAGCGCGAAAAGGCAGTTAGCGCTAGCAAAACACGCAGGAGCGGGAGCTCTAGCTCACGAGTGGTTTCACGCATTTGATCACTACATTGCCCCTCGTATGTTCGACGGCGTTGCCGCCGGAAGTTTCGCCACGCAAGCGTGGCTGGATAACGCTCCAATGAACGCTCACCCTTTGAATCAAAAATTGAGCGATTGTTTCTCGTTATTGTTTTTAAATGATCAAAAAAGGCCAAATGAGTACTTTGTGCGATCCGTAGAAGCTGATCGCGCGCTAAAAATGTATTATTATGCTATGCCTCAGGAGATGGCAGCCCGCGCATTTGAAGCCTGCATTCAAGATCACGAGATCAAAAATGCGTTCTTAGTGCAAGGTACAAAAAAGTCAACGGAAGCTAGACTTGGCATTTACCCTCATGGTAACTTGCGTACATCACTCAATCAGGCATTGATGTTGTATTTTTACCAATTAGGTGTCGCTATTTCACGCAAACAAACCTAG
- a CDS encoding ExbD/TolR family protein: MKRKKHTSAEDEAQIDMTPMLDIVFIMLIFFIVTTSFVKEKGLDVNRPEDNQAKNDKPSKALSIRIAADGTITMGGREVDIRRVVANTQTYLAENNTDSAAIQAHEDSEHGTVVEVMNQVKIAGIDKVSVLVKKSS; this comes from the coding sequence ATGAAAAGAAAGAAGCATACCTCGGCTGAAGACGAGGCTCAGATTGATATGACCCCCATGTTGGACATTGTGTTCATCATGTTGATTTTCTTCATCGTAACGACCTCGTTCGTGAAAGAGAAAGGTTTAGACGTAAACCGTCCAGAAGACAATCAAGCGAAAAACGACAAGCCTTCTAAAGCGCTTTCTATTCGTATTGCTGCTGACGGCACTATCACGATGGGTGGCCGTGAGGTTGATATTCGTCGTGTGGTTGCGAACACGCAAACATACCTAGCAGAAAACAACACTGATTCTGCTGCTATCCAGGCTCACGAAGACAGCGAGCACGGCACAGTAGTTGAAGTAATGAACCAAGTTAAAATTGCTGGTATCGACAAAGTATCTGTTTTGGTTAAAAAGAGCAGCTAA
- the fldB gene encoding flavodoxin FldB — protein MSDSALSIGLFYGSTTCYTEMAAEKIQAQLNSLFDEDIVDLHNIKDVNLTRTAEYDIIIFGISTWDFGELQEDWESHWEEVHGLDLAGKTIALFGLGDQLGYGEWFQDALGMLHDAILPSGCNIVGYWPNEGYEFTASKALTEDKTQFVGLSLDDENQYDKTDARIEAWCEQLLVSMA, from the coding sequence ATGAGTGATAGCGCACTGTCCATCGGATTATTTTACGGCTCAACAACCTGCTACACCGAAATGGCAGCAGAAAAGATCCAAGCGCAGCTCAATAGCCTTTTTGACGAAGACATTGTTGACCTTCACAACATTAAAGATGTAAACCTGACGCGCACAGCCGAATACGACATCATCATATTTGGAATTTCGACCTGGGATTTTGGTGAGCTCCAAGAAGATTGGGAATCTCACTGGGAAGAGGTTCACGGCTTAGATTTAGCAGGTAAAACCATTGCACTATTCGGGCTAGGCGATCAACTCGGTTATGGAGAGTGGTTTCAAGACGCATTGGGCATGCTTCACGATGCGATATTGCCTTCGGGTTGTAATATTGTGGGGTACTGGCCCAACGAAGGCTACGAGTTTACCGCCTCTAAAGCGTTAACCGAAGATAAAACCCAGTTTGTCGGCCTGTCTCTTGACGATGAAAATCAATACGACAAAACCGATGCCCGCATTGAAGCTTGGTGTGAGCAACTATTGGTCTCGATGGCTTAA
- a CDS encoding choice-of-anchor A family protein, whose product MHKKLIYTAVVAAVMSAPQVSAAKIELSEAFNYNAFIFEDYEGERSDVEGSLAVGGNLTVDDFDVGLLLPTDLSSSALYVGGDLTYTRGHVHAGQTTVSGMVSANGVMFDGALNSGSTTTVTYGSVENGGIFSEGDVTLEKAGVNNGDIQSEQAVTIREAGVNGSITYGTTLTVDNAGYSGSAVQSSSNTVNVDNLDFNSIANEVTAQSQDFASMSVNGTTTLTCTDASDPNALVSCNDSNIDTLDTIVFSGSDDVNIYSISSDWFSAADKDIVYDFSTTSYNIINVYGDTVELFNTGFFNTAFTQENEYFTENGQYRDNDNNIGQRHDGLYTNNILFNFVDAEDLTLHSVGVKGSVLAPYAELSFYNGHVDGNVIANSLVTPLVELVNDQGETYNAPTGQINNYQFGAINVSEPASIALLFGAGCFMLVRRRQVSKV is encoded by the coding sequence ATGCACAAAAAACTTATTTACACTGCTGTAGTTGCAGCGGTAATGTCAGCACCCCAGGTGTCTGCAGCAAAAATTGAATTAAGCGAAGCGTTTAACTACAACGCTTTCATCTTTGAAGATTACGAAGGTGAGCGTTCTGACGTTGAAGGCTCGTTAGCCGTAGGTGGAAACCTAACGGTTGACGACTTTGATGTAGGTCTTCTACTCCCTACCGATCTTTCCTCAAGTGCACTTTATGTAGGTGGCGATCTTACTTACACCCGAGGCCATGTTCACGCAGGACAAACTACAGTTTCAGGAATGGTTAGTGCTAATGGCGTAATGTTCGATGGAGCACTAAACAGTGGTAGTACTACCACCGTAACCTACGGTAGTGTGGAAAACGGCGGTATATTCAGTGAAGGTGACGTGACATTAGAGAAGGCAGGCGTTAATAACGGTGATATCCAGTCTGAGCAAGCCGTTACCATCCGTGAAGCGGGTGTAAATGGCTCCATAACATACGGTACAACGCTTACCGTGGATAACGCTGGCTATTCGGGGAGCGCAGTGCAGTCTTCCAGTAATACAGTAAACGTCGACAATCTCGATTTTAATTCCATCGCTAATGAAGTAACGGCGCAGTCTCAAGACTTTGCTTCGATGAGCGTAAATGGAACAACAACACTGACCTGTACCGACGCTTCAGATCCAAATGCGTTAGTCAGTTGTAATGACAGTAATATCGATACTCTCGACACCATCGTATTTTCTGGCTCCGATGATGTGAATATCTATTCGATTAGTTCTGACTGGTTCAGTGCTGCCGACAAAGACATTGTTTACGATTTCTCTACCACCAGCTATAACATTATCAATGTGTACGGGGATACGGTAGAGCTGTTTAATACTGGCTTCTTCAATACTGCATTTACGCAGGAAAACGAATATTTTACAGAAAATGGCCAGTATAGAGACAACGATAACAACATAGGCCAACGTCACGATGGACTTTACACTAACAATATTTTGTTTAATTTTGTTGATGCTGAAGATCTAACCCTGCACAGTGTTGGCGTGAAAGGTAGCGTCTTGGCACCATATGCAGAGCTTAGCTTTTATAATGGTCACGTAGATGGCAACGTGATTGCCAATAGTTTGGTCACGCCACTTGTGGAATTAGTTAATGACCAAGGCGAAACCTACAACGCGCCAACAGGCCAAATTAATAACTACCAGTTTGGCGCTATCAACGTCAGTGAGCCCGCTTCAATCGCCCTTTTATTTGGCGCAGGGTGCTTTATGCTGGTTAGGCGTCGACAAGTTAGCAAGGTCTAA